The Leucothrix mucor DSM 2157 DNA window CAGAATGTGCTCAATCAGTGGACGGCCAGACACCATCACCAAGCCCTTATCCTGACCACCAAATCGTCGCCCTTGCCCACCGGCTAAAACCGCCACTGTTACCGAATGTGTCATCGTTGTTTGCTACCCTTATGTCGTCTGTAAAATCGTCGAATATTGATGCTGGAACCCTATTACTTTAGCAACTGAACCTAATCCCGACCAGCTTTGTAAGCTACCATGATGGATAAGTATAACTAAGTCTATCGCACGGTATCCTTCATTTGATTATAAGTGAAGCTTCGTTCTATTATCGCGAACATTCAGGAATTCTTGACCGAGGAAGTTGGAAGCATGGCAAAACAGCAAAAGGCTAAAAAGTGGCGTGGACGCGGTCTTGATCAGGACGCACTGGAAATAGTGAGCGCCCTGATTGCAGACCTACCCATGCGCAGAGACTTGTTAATCGAATATCTGCACCGAATTCAAGATGATCAGGGCTGTCTGCATGCGGCCCAAATCAACGCCTTGGCAACCCTGATGAAAATCAGTCAGACCGAAGTCTACGAGGTTGCCAGCTTCTATCATCATTTCGATATCGTTAAAGAAGGCGATGAGCCACCGCCAGCGCTGACTGTCCGCGTCTGTGAATCGGTTAGCTGCTCGCTGTTTGGCTCTGAACAACTAATCTCCTCACTGCAAGCCGAATACGGCGATAGCGTGCGCATTCAACCCGTGCCTTGCGTGGGTCGTTGTGAGTCAGCGCCGGTCGCCGTTGTTGGACAGTTGCCCATTGCACACGCCACCACTGAAAAAGTGATCGAATGCGTGAATGCCGGTACCACCACGCATCACCCTGATCCTTACATTGGCTATGAGCAATACCTAGCCGAAGGTGGCTATGCAACTTACAAAGCCTGCCGCGCTAATCATGTCACTGAAGAACATGTCTTAACCATGCTGGAAGATTCCAATCTTCGCGGTTTAGGTGGTGCAGGTTTTCCAGTGGGTCGTAAATGGCACATTGTCAGAGATATGCCCGACCCTAAGTTGATGGCGGTAAATATCGATGAAGGCGAGCCCGGAACCTTTAAGGACCGCTATTATTTAGAGCGTGATCCACATCGTTTCCTGGAAGGTATGTTAATTGCCGCCGATGTGGTTGGCATTAAAGATGTCTATATTTATCTGCGCGATGAGTACGCAGATATTCGCCATATTCTGGAAACTGAACTGGATATAATACGCGAGCAATTCCCGCTGGACTTGCCAACCATTCAACTGCGCCGCGGTGCCGGTGCTTACATCTGCGGTGAAGAGTCCGCCATGATTGAATCCATTGAAGGCAAGCGCGGGATGCCACGGCTACGCCCTCCGTTTGTGGCTGAGGTCGGTTTGTTTGGCCGCCCGACACTGGAACATAATATGGAGTCGCTGTACTGGGTACGTGATCTAATTGAGCGTGGCGTCGATTGGTTTGTCGATCAAGGCCGCCATAACCGCAAAGGCATGCGCTCATTCTCAGTCAGTGGCCGCGTGAATAAGCCCGGCGTGCACTTTGCACCCGCCGGCATCACCATGAATGAATTAATCGAAGAATATTGTGGCGGCATGCCGGAGGGCCATACCTTCTACGGCTATTATCCCGGTGGAGCCTCTGGTGGTATTTTACCTGCCAGCTTAGGCGACGTGCCGTTGGACTTCGACACGCTACAGGCGCATGGCTCATTTATCGGCTCTGCAGCCGTGGTGGTGTTATCGGATCAAGACTCGGCCCGCGACTGCGCCTTGAACTCGATGAAGTTTTTCGAACATGAATCCTGCGGCCAATGTACCCCTTGCCGTGTCGGTACCAGCAAAGCCGTCCAGCTCATGCAACATGAACACTGGGATACGGCCCTGATGAAAGAACTCTCCGAAGTGATGGTCGATGCCTCCATCTGCGGACTCGGCCAAGCGGCTCCCAACCCTATGCAAAGCGTGATCAAATACTTTCCGAAGGAGGTTCATAAATGAGTGCACAAATGAAGGAAAGCCCGGTGGTACGTTTCAGTTTAAATGGCGCCACGCTAGAAGCTCACTCTGATGAAACTATCCTGCAAGTGGCCAAGCGCAGTGATATTCAAATCCCGCACCTGTGCTACAAAGATGGCTTAGCTCCTGATGGCAACTGTCGTGCCTGCATGGTTGAAATTGATGGCGAACGTGTACTCGCACCCTCTTGCTGCCGTAAACCAACCGAAGGCATGGTGATTAACTCAGCCAGTGAGCGCGCTCAAAAATCCCAGAAAATGGTACTGGAGCTGCTGCTTTCTGATATGCCGGAAGAGACTTTCAGCCCTAACAATGAACTAACGCAATGGGCTAAACACCTTGAGGTTCAAGCCCCACGCTTTGAAGCTCGCCCTCGGGTAAAGGCCGACAGTTCACATCCTGCGATTGCGGTTAATCTGGATGCTTGCATTCAATGTACCCGCTGCCTGCGTGCTTGCCGAGATATTCAAGTGAATGACGTGATTGGCTATGCCAAGCGCGGCGCAGAGTCCAAAATTGTTTTTGATATTGATGACCCAATGGGCGATAGCAGCTGCGTGGGTTGTGGTGAGTGCGTACAAGCTTGCCCAACTGGCGCGCTGATGCCATCCAAAGGCGCGGGCATGATTATTCCGGACAAACAGGTTGATTCCATCTGCCCGTACTGTGGTGTGGGTTGCCAACTGACTTACAATGTTAAAGAAAACAAAATTGTCTTTGTGGAAGGTCGTAATGGCCCCGCGAATGAAGGTCGCTTATGCGTGAAAGGCCGCTTTGGTTTTGACTATGTTCACAATACGGAGCGCCTGACCAAGCCGCTGATTCGTCGCAGCGACGTGCCAAAGACAGCTGACATGACAGGCTTTGATCCATCCAAACCTGAAGCCATTTTCCGCGAAGCCAGCTGGGATGAAGCCTTAGACTTTGCCGCCGCCGGTTTGAAAAAGATCCTTGAGCGTGATGGCGGCAATGCATTGGCCGGACTGGGTTCTGCCAAAGGCAGTAATGAAGAGGCGTACCTGTTCCAGAAACTGATTCGTACTGGCTTTAAGAGTAACAATGTCGATCACTGTACGCGACTGTGCCATGCCTCCTCGGTCGTAGCGCTATTGGAAGGACTGGGCTCCGGCGCAGTATCTAATCCAATGGGCGATGTGTCGGATTCGGATGTCATTATCATTACCGGTGCTAATCCGACGGTAAATCATCCGGTCGGTGCCACATGGATGAAAAACGCCATTAAAAACGGCACCAAACTCATTCTGTTAGACCCACGTCGCTCTGAAATGACACGCCATGCAACGCATCATATCGCTTTTAAACCGGCCTCCGATGTGGCGCTACTGAATGCCATGATGCATGTCATTATCAAAGAAGGTCTGACCGATAAAGACTTTATCGAAAAGCGCACCGAGAACTACGAGGAGCTGGCTGAGCATCTGGAAGCCTTCTCACCGGAGGCGATGGAGCCTATCTGCGGTATCGAAGCGGACCGCATTCGCGAGATTGCCCGTCTGTATGCCACCGCTAAAAATGCCATGATCCTGTGGGGCATGGGCGTTTCTCAGCACGTACACGGAACTGATAATGTGCGTTGCCTGATTGCTCTGTGCATGATCACCGGACAAGTCGGTCGCCCCGGCAGCGGCTTGCACCCATTGCGCGGGCAGAATAATGTTCAGGGTGCCTCGGATGCCGGACTGATCCCTATGGTATTCCCAGACTACCAACCCGTCACTGATGAAAAAGCCCTGCACCGCTTTGAAACCTTGTGGGATACCAAGCTCAATAATGTACCGGGCTTAACCACCGTTGAAATCGTGAATGAAGCCTACAATGGCAACCTGAAAGGTTTATATGTGGAAGGTGAGAACCCTGCCATGTCGGACCCTGACAGTAATCATGCCCGTGCTGGTTTAGCGAATTTAGAGCATTTGGTGGTGCAGGATATTTTCCTCACTGAAACGGCTTACTTCGCCGATGTGGTGCTGCCTGCTTCTGCCTTCTCCGAGAAAACCGGTACCTTTATCAACTCCGACCGCTCGGTACAGCTTGGTCGCCAAGCCATTGACCCACCGGGTGATGCCAAGCAGGACTTGTGGATTATTCAGGAGCTGGCGCGTCGCTTAGGTCAGGATTGGCAATATGACAGCGCAGAGCCCGTATTTAATGAAATGCGTCAAGCCATGGACTCAATTGCGGGGATCACTTGGGAGCGCTTACAGCACGAATCGGTTACTTACCCTTGCACCAAGGAAGGCGACCCTGGCCAGCCGATTATCTTCACGGATAAATTCCCGACGGCCAGCGGCAAAGCCAAACTGGTGCCTGCCAGCATTGTTTCTCCAGATGAAGTGCCCGATGAAGACTACCCCTTCATTCTGATTACCGGTCGCCAGTTGGAACATTGGCATACCGGCAGTATGACACGCCGTGCCTCGATGCTGGATGCGCTGGAGCCAGAGCCTTATGTTGCCGTCAATCAGCGCGATTTAATCAAACTGGGCTTGAGCGCCGGTGATTACTTAAAACTGGAAACTCGTCGCGGTGAGCTCACCATTAAAACGCGTATTGATGACTTAACGCCTAGCGGCACGGTACACATGCCTTTCTGCTACTTTGAAGGCGCAGCGAACACCTTGACCAATGCGGCTTTAGACCCATTCGCCAAAATCGCCGAAGTCAAATATTGCGCGATCAGAATCAGCGCGGCTTAGACCTTAAGAATAGCGCTCCGGAACTCTCTGGAGCGCTTCTATCGTTAACCTATTAAAATGAACAACCTTACAATCAGGATTTACAATACTGTAAATTTTTTTTAATGTTGCAGTGCAGCTAAATTGACAACACACTGAAATACCGCTAATTTAAAGCGCGAATTTGCAACCGCTGAATTCGACAAACTTGATGCGGTTAATCACAAACTTTTAGTCTGCCATTTTGTTGACATAAACACTGATACACAGTTCGGCGATAACTGCTAAGTGTTGTATCATACGCTGTTAACAAGTCACTTCGAGGATGCATCACGTACTATGGATAACTCTATAATCGATCAGGGATTCAGTCTGATGTTGTTCGGCATGGGAACCGTTTTTGTGTTCCTGACGTTGCTGATTTTCGCAACCGGAGCCATGTCAAGCGTGATATTGCGTTGGTTCCCAGAGAAAATCGTCGAGCCAACAGCAAAGAAAAAACGCACCCCTGCGGCTACTTCTGGCTCTCCTGTGTCAGCAGCCACCCTGAAAATTATTCAGGGCGCGATCGACCAGCACCGTAACCGGAAGTAATCAGTTCCCCGACGGGAAATTCTCCAACCCTTTTGAGAATGATCAGAGCACTATGAGTCAGAATACAAACACCGATAGCAATTCCAAGCAACGCTTGCAAATTACAGACGTAGTTTTGCGCGATGGCCACCAGTCCCTGTTTGCCACCCGGATGCGTCTTGCTGATATGTTACCCATCGCTGAAAAACTGGACAGTGTAGGCTACTGGTCTGTCGAGACTTGGGGTGGGGCAACGTTCGATTCATGCATTCGTTTTTTAGGTGAAGATCCATGGGATCGTATCCGCCAGTTAAAAGCGGCTATGCCAAACACGCCTCAGCAAATGCTGTTCCGTGCTCAGAATATTCTGGGTTACCGCCATTATGCCGATGACGTGGTCAACAAGTTTGTTGAGCGTGCAGCGGTAAACGGAGTGGACGTATTCCGCGTATTTGACGCGATGAACGACACCCGTAATATGGAAACGGCATTGAAAGCGGTTAAAGCCGTTGATAAACATGCTCAAGCAGCCATGTCATATACCTTAAGCCCAGTACACAATTTGCAGCTGTGGTTGGATATGGCGCGTCGCCTTGAAGACATCGGCTGTGACTCCATCTGCATTAAAGATATGGCCGGCCTGCTGAAGCCTTACACCGGTTATGAACTAGTAACCGAGCTGAAGAAAGCGGTCTCTGTGCCCATTCATATTCAGTGTCACGCAACAACCGGTCTTTCGACCAGTACTTACCTGAAATGTATTGAAGCGGGCATCGATAATGTCGATACCTCGATTTCATCCATGTCGATGACTTATGGTCACTCGCCAACCGAATCTGTGGTTGCCATGCTGCAAGACACTGAGCGCGCAACGGGCTTGGATTTGGAGCTACTGGAAGAGATTGCTGCTTATTTCCGCGATGTTCGTAAGAAGTACGCGAAATGGGAAGGCTCGCTGAAAGGCATCGATTCTCGTATTTTGGTTGCACAAGTGCCAGGCGGCATGCTGACCAATATGGAAACTCAGCTTAAAGAGCAAGGCGCTGGCGATAAGCTGGATGCGGTTCTGGCAGAAATTCCACGTGTACGTGAAGACTTAGGTTTCATTCCGCTGGTAACCCCTACTTCGCAAATCGTTGGTACTCAAGCGGTGCTTAACGTATTAACTGGTCAGCGCTACGGCAAACTGACGGGTGAAGCAGCAGGTGTATTGCGTGGCGAATACGGCGCAACACCGGCTCCGGTTAATGCTGAACTACAAAAGCAAGCCTTGGGCAATGATGAGTTAATCACTTGCCGTCCGGCTGATCTGCTGGGTTCCGAGTTGGATAAGCTCAAAGACGAGCTGGTTGGCATTGCTAAAGAGAAAAACATTAAACTGACTGAGGGCGAAGGCCTGATCGATGACGTGCTGACTTATGCACTGTTCCCACAGATCGGTTTGAAGTTCCTTGAAAATCGTGACAACCCATCAGCATTCGAACCCATTCCAACGGGTAAAGAAAGTGAAGCGGTTACTACTGGCTCTGGTGAAGAAGTTTACACCGTGACAATTGATGGCGTTGATCATGTGGTCACTGTTGGCAATGGCGGCGATATCACGGGTATCGTTCCTGTGGCTGGCGCTGCTTCTGGCTCATCTGATTCTGCACCGGCTGCTGCCGCTCCAACTGGCGGCGAAGGTTATCCTGCGCCAATGGCAGGTAATGTATTCAAAGTATTGGTACAACCTGGCGAGATGGTAGAAGAAGGCGACATCATGATTATTCTGGAAGCCATGAAGATGGAAATCACTGTGGTCGCACCAAAAAGTGCAACTGTGGTTGAAGTTCTTGTTAAGGAAGGTGACGCCGTGTCACTGGGCGACACACTGGTTACCTTGGCATAGGAGCTGACTGATGGAAAACCTCTACAAATTATGGACTGACTCGGGAATTGCACAGCTACATCCCGGACAAGCAGTCATGATGATCGTTGGCTTGGGACTTTTGTACCTCGCCATCAAGAAAGGCTTTGAGCCCCTGCTACTGGTACCCATCGCCGTCGGTACCCTGTTGGTGAATATTCCTGGAGCGGGCTTTGAAGCCGAGCCAGTGTATGACGCCATGGGTCACCTGCAAGACCCCGGCGGTATGATGTATTACATCTACAATATGGGTATTGCGTCAGGCATGTTCCCGCTGATCATCTTTATGGGTGTTGGCGCGATGACTGACTTTGGACCGCTTTTGGCGAACCCAAAGACACTGTTACTTGGTGCAGCGGCTCAGTTTGGTATTTTTGCGACGGTATTGGGCGCAGTTAGCCTAAGCCACTTCGGTATTCTGGACTTTAGTATTACGGATGCGGCAGCAATCG harbors:
- a CDS encoding NAD(P)H-dependent oxidoreductase subunit E translates to MAKQQKAKKWRGRGLDQDALEIVSALIADLPMRRDLLIEYLHRIQDDQGCLHAAQINALATLMKISQTEVYEVASFYHHFDIVKEGDEPPPALTVRVCESVSCSLFGSEQLISSLQAEYGDSVRIQPVPCVGRCESAPVAVVGQLPIAHATTEKVIECVNAGTTTHHPDPYIGYEQYLAEGGYATYKACRANHVTEEHVLTMLEDSNLRGLGGAGFPVGRKWHIVRDMPDPKLMAVNIDEGEPGTFKDRYYLERDPHRFLEGMLIAADVVGIKDVYIYLRDEYADIRHILETELDIIREQFPLDLPTIQLRRGAGAYICGEESAMIESIEGKRGMPRLRPPFVAEVGLFGRPTLEHNMESLYWVRDLIERGVDWFVDQGRHNRKGMRSFSVSGRVNKPGVHFAPAGITMNELIEEYCGGMPEGHTFYGYYPGGASGGILPASLGDVPLDFDTLQAHGSFIGSAAVVVLSDQDSARDCALNSMKFFEHESCGQCTPCRVGTSKAVQLMQHEHWDTALMKELSEVMVDASICGLGQAAPNPMQSVIKYFPKEVHK
- the fdhF gene encoding formate dehydrogenase subunit alpha; amino-acid sequence: MSAQMKESPVVRFSLNGATLEAHSDETILQVAKRSDIQIPHLCYKDGLAPDGNCRACMVEIDGERVLAPSCCRKPTEGMVINSASERAQKSQKMVLELLLSDMPEETFSPNNELTQWAKHLEVQAPRFEARPRVKADSSHPAIAVNLDACIQCTRCLRACRDIQVNDVIGYAKRGAESKIVFDIDDPMGDSSCVGCGECVQACPTGALMPSKGAGMIIPDKQVDSICPYCGVGCQLTYNVKENKIVFVEGRNGPANEGRLCVKGRFGFDYVHNTERLTKPLIRRSDVPKTADMTGFDPSKPEAIFREASWDEALDFAAAGLKKILERDGGNALAGLGSAKGSNEEAYLFQKLIRTGFKSNNVDHCTRLCHASSVVALLEGLGSGAVSNPMGDVSDSDVIIITGANPTVNHPVGATWMKNAIKNGTKLILLDPRRSEMTRHATHHIAFKPASDVALLNAMMHVIIKEGLTDKDFIEKRTENYEELAEHLEAFSPEAMEPICGIEADRIREIARLYATAKNAMILWGMGVSQHVHGTDNVRCLIALCMITGQVGRPGSGLHPLRGQNNVQGASDAGLIPMVFPDYQPVTDEKALHRFETLWDTKLNNVPGLTTVEIVNEAYNGNLKGLYVEGENPAMSDPDSNHARAGLANLEHLVVQDIFLTETAYFADVVLPASAFSEKTGTFINSDRSVQLGRQAIDPPGDAKQDLWIIQELARRLGQDWQYDSAEPVFNEMRQAMDSIAGITWERLQHESVTYPCTKEGDPGQPIIFTDKFPTASGKAKLVPASIVSPDEVPDEDYPFILITGRQLEHWHTGSMTRRASMLDALEPEPYVAVNQRDLIKLGLSAGDYLKLETRRGELTIKTRIDDLTPSGTVHMPFCYFEGAANTLTNAALDPFAKIAEVKYCAIRISAA
- a CDS encoding OadG family protein produces the protein MDNSIIDQGFSLMLFGMGTVFVFLTLLIFATGAMSSVILRWFPEKIVEPTAKKKRTPAATSGSPVSAATLKIIQGAIDQHRNRK
- the oadA gene encoding sodium-extruding oxaloacetate decarboxylase subunit alpha; translated protein: MSQNTNTDSNSKQRLQITDVVLRDGHQSLFATRMRLADMLPIAEKLDSVGYWSVETWGGATFDSCIRFLGEDPWDRIRQLKAAMPNTPQQMLFRAQNILGYRHYADDVVNKFVERAAVNGVDVFRVFDAMNDTRNMETALKAVKAVDKHAQAAMSYTLSPVHNLQLWLDMARRLEDIGCDSICIKDMAGLLKPYTGYELVTELKKAVSVPIHIQCHATTGLSTSTYLKCIEAGIDNVDTSISSMSMTYGHSPTESVVAMLQDTERATGLDLELLEEIAAYFRDVRKKYAKWEGSLKGIDSRILVAQVPGGMLTNMETQLKEQGAGDKLDAVLAEIPRVREDLGFIPLVTPTSQIVGTQAVLNVLTGQRYGKLTGEAAGVLRGEYGATPAPVNAELQKQALGNDELITCRPADLLGSELDKLKDELVGIAKEKNIKLTEGEGLIDDVLTYALFPQIGLKFLENRDNPSAFEPIPTGKESEAVTTGSGEEVYTVTIDGVDHVVTVGNGGDITGIVPVAGAASGSSDSAPAAAAPTGGEGYPAPMAGNVFKVLVQPGEMVEEGDIMIILEAMKMEITVVAPKSATVVEVLVKEGDAVSLGDTLVTLA